A single Mustela lutreola isolate mMusLut2 chromosome X, mMusLut2.pri, whole genome shotgun sequence DNA region contains:
- the KCND1 gene encoding potassium voltage-gated channel subfamily D member 1 isoform X1 — MAAGVATWLPFARAAAVGWLPLAQQPLPPAPGVKASRGDEVLVVNVSGRRFETWKNTLDRYPDTLLGSSEKEFFYDADSGEYFFDRDPDMFRHVLNFYRTGRLHCPRQECIQAFDEELAFYGLVPELVGDCCLEEYRDRKKENAERLAEDEEAEQAGDGPALPAGSSLRQRLWRAFENPHTSTAALVFYYVTGFFIAVSVIANVVETIPCRGPARRPPREQPCGDRFPLAFFCMDTACVLIFTGEYLLRLFAAPSRCRFLRSVMSLIDVVAILPYYIGLFVPKNEDVSGAFVTLRVFRVFRIFKFSRHSQGLRILGYTLKSCASELGFLLFSLTMAIIIFATVMFYAEKGTNKTNFTSIPAAFWYTIVTMTTLGYGDMVPSTIAGKIFGSICSLSGVLVIALPVPVIVSNFSRIYHQNQRADKRRAQQKVRLARIRLAKSGTTNAFLQYKQNGGLEDSSSGEEQALCVRNRSAFEQQHHHLLHCLEKTTCHEFTDELTFSEALGAVSLGGRTSRSTSVSSQAVGPGSLLSSCCPRRAKRRAIRLANSTASVSRGSMQELDTLAGLRRSPAPQSRSSLNAKPHDSLDLNCDSRDFVAAIISIPTPPANTPDESQPSSPGGGGGASSNLRNSSLGTPCLLPETVKISSLTLCLLSG; from the exons ATGGCGGCCGGCGTGGCCACGTGGCTGCCCTTCGCGAGGGCCGCTGCGGTGGGCTGGTTGCCCCTggcccagcagcccctgccccctgcgCCCGGGGTGAAGGCGTCTCGAGGGGATGAGGTTCTGGTGGTGAACGTGAGCGGCCGGCGCTTCGAGACCTGGAAGAACACTCTGGACCGCTACCCAGACACCCTGCTAGGCAGTTCGGAGAAGGAATTCTTCTATGACGCGGACTCGGGCGAGTACTTCTTCGATCGCGACCCCGACATGTTCCGGCACGTGCTGAACTTCTACCGCACAGGCCGCCTGCACTGCCCGCGGCAGGAGTGCATCCAGGCCTTCGACGAAGAGCTGGCTTTCTACGGTCTGGTGCCGGAGCTCGTGGGCGACTGCTGCCTCGAAGAGTACCGGGACCGCAAGAAAGAGAACGCCGAACGCCTGGCGGAGGACGAGGAGGCCGAGCAGGCGGGCGAtggccctgccctgcctgccgGCAGCTCCTTGCGGCAGCGGCTCTGGCGGGCCTTCGAGAACCCGCACACGAGCACGGCGGCCCTCGTCTTCTACTACGTGACGGGCTTCTTCATCGCCGTGTCGGTCATCGCCAACGTGGTGGAGACCATCCCATGCCGCGGCCCCGCGCGGCGGCCCCCAAGGGAGCAGCCCTGCGGCGACCGCTTCCCCCTGGCCTTTTTCTGCATGGACACGGCCTGCGTGCTCATATTCACGGGAGAGTACCTCCTGCGGCTCTTCGCCGCCCCCAGCCGGTGCCGCTTCCTGCGGAGTGTGATGAGCCTTATCGACGTGGTGGCCATCCTGCCCTACTACATCGGGCTTTTCGTGCCCAAGAACGAGGATGTCTCGGGCGCCTTTGTCACCCTGCGTGTATTCCGGGTGTTCCGCATCTTCAAGTTCTCCAGGCACTCTCAGGGCTTGCGGATTCTGGGCTACACACTCAAGAGCTGTGCCTCTGAGCTGggctttctcctcttttcccttaCCATGGCCATCATCATCTTCGCCACGGTCATGTTTTATGCTGAGAAGGGCACAAACAAGACCAACTTCACTAGCATCCCTGCGGCCTTCTGGTATACTATTGTCACCATGACCACCCTCGG CTATGGAGACATGGTGCCCAGCACCATTGCTGGCAAGATTTTCGGATCCATCTGCTCCCTCAGCGGTGTCCTGGTCATTGCACTGCCTGTACCGGTCATCGTGTCCAACTTCAGCCGCATCTACCACCAGAACCAGCGTGCTGACAAGCGCCGAGCGCAGCAG AAGGTGCGCTTGGCAAGGATCCGGTTGGCAAAGAGTGGTACCACCAATGCCTTCCTACAGTACAAGCAGAACGGAGGccttgag GACAGCAGCAGTGGGGAGGAACAGGCGTTGTGTGTCCGGAACCGTTCTGCTTTCGAGCAACAACATCACCACCTCCTGCACTGTCTAGAGAAGACAACG TGCCATGAGTTCACAGATGAGCTAACCTTCAGCGAGGCTCTGGGTGCTGTCTCACTGGGGGGCCGCACCAGCCGCAGCACCTCCGTGTCCTCCCAGGCAGTGGGGCCTGGCAGCCTGCTGTCCTCCTGCTGTCCCCGCAGGGCCAAGCGCCGTGCCATTCGCCTTGCCAACTCCACAGCCTCAGTCAGTCGTGGCAGCATGCAGGAGCTGGACACATTGGCAGGGCTGCGGAGAAGCCCTGCCCCTCAGAG CCGCTCAAGCCTCAATGCCAAGCCCCACGACAGCCTCGACCTGAACTGCGACAGCCGGGATTTCGTGGCTGCCATCATCAGTATCCCTACCCCTCCTGCCAACACCCCAGATGAGAGCCAACCTTCCTCCCCTGGTGGTGGCGGTGGGGCCAGCAGCAACCTCAGGAACTCCAGCCTGGGCACCCCTTGCCTCCTCCCGGAGACTGTCAAGATCTCTTCCCT AACTCTGTGTCTGCTCTCAGGCTGA
- the KCND1 gene encoding potassium voltage-gated channel subfamily D member 1 isoform X2, which produces MAAGVATWLPFARAAAVGWLPLAQQPLPPAPGVKASRGDEVLVVNVSGRRFETWKNTLDRYPDTLLGSSEKEFFYDADSGEYFFDRDPDMFRHVLNFYRTGRLHCPRQECIQAFDEELAFYGLVPELVGDCCLEEYRDRKKENAERLAEDEEAEQAGDGPALPAGSSLRQRLWRAFENPHTSTAALVFYYVTGFFIAVSVIANVVETIPCRGPARRPPREQPCGDRFPLAFFCMDTACVLIFTGEYLLRLFAAPSRCRFLRSVMSLIDVVAILPYYIGLFVPKNEDVSGAFVTLRVFRVFRIFKFSRHSQGLRILGYTLKSCASELGFLLFSLTMAIIIFATVMFYAEKGTNKTNFTSIPAAFWYTIVTMTTLGYGDMVPSTIAGKIFGSICSLSGVLVIALPVPVIVSNFSRIYHQNQRADKRRAQQKVRLARIRLAKSGTTNAFLQYKQNGGLEDSSSGEEQALCVRNRSAFEQQHHHLLHCLEKTTCHEFTDELTFSEALGAVSLGGRTSRSTSVSSQAVGPGSLLSSCCPRRAKRRAIRLANSTASVSRGSMQELDTLAGLRRSPAPQSRSSLNAKPHDSLDLNCDSRDFVAAIISIPTPPANTPDESQPSSPGGGGGASSNLRNSSLGTPCLLPETVKISSL; this is translated from the exons ATGGCGGCCGGCGTGGCCACGTGGCTGCCCTTCGCGAGGGCCGCTGCGGTGGGCTGGTTGCCCCTggcccagcagcccctgccccctgcgCCCGGGGTGAAGGCGTCTCGAGGGGATGAGGTTCTGGTGGTGAACGTGAGCGGCCGGCGCTTCGAGACCTGGAAGAACACTCTGGACCGCTACCCAGACACCCTGCTAGGCAGTTCGGAGAAGGAATTCTTCTATGACGCGGACTCGGGCGAGTACTTCTTCGATCGCGACCCCGACATGTTCCGGCACGTGCTGAACTTCTACCGCACAGGCCGCCTGCACTGCCCGCGGCAGGAGTGCATCCAGGCCTTCGACGAAGAGCTGGCTTTCTACGGTCTGGTGCCGGAGCTCGTGGGCGACTGCTGCCTCGAAGAGTACCGGGACCGCAAGAAAGAGAACGCCGAACGCCTGGCGGAGGACGAGGAGGCCGAGCAGGCGGGCGAtggccctgccctgcctgccgGCAGCTCCTTGCGGCAGCGGCTCTGGCGGGCCTTCGAGAACCCGCACACGAGCACGGCGGCCCTCGTCTTCTACTACGTGACGGGCTTCTTCATCGCCGTGTCGGTCATCGCCAACGTGGTGGAGACCATCCCATGCCGCGGCCCCGCGCGGCGGCCCCCAAGGGAGCAGCCCTGCGGCGACCGCTTCCCCCTGGCCTTTTTCTGCATGGACACGGCCTGCGTGCTCATATTCACGGGAGAGTACCTCCTGCGGCTCTTCGCCGCCCCCAGCCGGTGCCGCTTCCTGCGGAGTGTGATGAGCCTTATCGACGTGGTGGCCATCCTGCCCTACTACATCGGGCTTTTCGTGCCCAAGAACGAGGATGTCTCGGGCGCCTTTGTCACCCTGCGTGTATTCCGGGTGTTCCGCATCTTCAAGTTCTCCAGGCACTCTCAGGGCTTGCGGATTCTGGGCTACACACTCAAGAGCTGTGCCTCTGAGCTGggctttctcctcttttcccttaCCATGGCCATCATCATCTTCGCCACGGTCATGTTTTATGCTGAGAAGGGCACAAACAAGACCAACTTCACTAGCATCCCTGCGGCCTTCTGGTATACTATTGTCACCATGACCACCCTCGG CTATGGAGACATGGTGCCCAGCACCATTGCTGGCAAGATTTTCGGATCCATCTGCTCCCTCAGCGGTGTCCTGGTCATTGCACTGCCTGTACCGGTCATCGTGTCCAACTTCAGCCGCATCTACCACCAGAACCAGCGTGCTGACAAGCGCCGAGCGCAGCAG AAGGTGCGCTTGGCAAGGATCCGGTTGGCAAAGAGTGGTACCACCAATGCCTTCCTACAGTACAAGCAGAACGGAGGccttgag GACAGCAGCAGTGGGGAGGAACAGGCGTTGTGTGTCCGGAACCGTTCTGCTTTCGAGCAACAACATCACCACCTCCTGCACTGTCTAGAGAAGACAACG TGCCATGAGTTCACAGATGAGCTAACCTTCAGCGAGGCTCTGGGTGCTGTCTCACTGGGGGGCCGCACCAGCCGCAGCACCTCCGTGTCCTCCCAGGCAGTGGGGCCTGGCAGCCTGCTGTCCTCCTGCTGTCCCCGCAGGGCCAAGCGCCGTGCCATTCGCCTTGCCAACTCCACAGCCTCAGTCAGTCGTGGCAGCATGCAGGAGCTGGACACATTGGCAGGGCTGCGGAGAAGCCCTGCCCCTCAGAG CCGCTCAAGCCTCAATGCCAAGCCCCACGACAGCCTCGACCTGAACTGCGACAGCCGGGATTTCGTGGCTGCCATCATCAGTATCCCTACCCCTCCTGCCAACACCCCAGATGAGAGCCAACCTTCCTCCCCTGGTGGTGGCGGTGGGGCCAGCAGCAACCTCAGGAACTCCAGCCTGGGCACCCCTTGCCTCCTCCCGGAGACTGTCAAGATCTCTTCCCTGTGA